From Nicotiana tabacum cultivar K326 chromosome 20, ASM71507v2, whole genome shotgun sequence, one genomic window encodes:
- the LOC107817643 gene encoding protein DETOXIFICATION 31-like isoform X2, translating to MEDSSKQPLLPPRHPQITDQASDNYLIRLSHTSFAPSFVADSDDIPPITGIQDFFREFSVESKKLWYLAGPAIFTSLCQYSLGAVTQTFAGHVGTLELAAVSVENSVIAGFSFGVMLGMGSALETLCGQAFGAGQIDLLGVYMQRSWVILNTTAVILMLFYIFAAPFLRLIGQTEDISREAGKMALYMIPQLYAYAMNFPIAKFLQSQSKIMVMAWIAAIALVLHSFFSWLFMLKLGWGLVGAAVVLNSSWWFIVVAQLLYIFNGTCGQAWSGFSWKAFHNLWGFVRLSLASAVMLCLEVWYFMALVLFAGYLKNAEVAVDALSICMNILGWAVMAAIGCNAAISVRVSNELGAAHPRTAKFSVVVVVVSSFLIGLLLSVFLLVFRRQYPTLFAESESVKRLVYELTPLLAFCIVVNNIQPALSGVAIGAGWQALVAYVNIACYYLFGIPLGLLLGYKLNMGVQGIWYGMVSGTVIQTFALFWIVYKTNWNKEKRHQKL from the exons ATGGAGGACTCATCCAAGCAACCCCTTCTTCCGCCTAGACACCCTCAAATCACCGACCAAGCTAGTGACAATTATCTTATCAGATTATCACATACTTCTTTTGCTCCTTCCTTTGTTGCTGATTCCGATGATATTCCCCCTATTACTGGAATCCAAGATTTCTTCAGAGAGTTTTCTGTTGAATCTAAGAAATTATGGTACCTTGCGGGTCCAGCAATATTTACTTCCCTTTGTCAATACTCTCTTGGTGCTGTCACTCAAACTTTTGCTGGACATGTCGGGACTCTTGAGCTTGCTGCCGTTTCTGTTGAAAACTCGGTCATCGCCGGTTTCTCTTTTGGTGtcatg TTGGGAATGGGAAGTGCGTTAGAAACATTATGTGGACAAGCATTTGGAGCAGGACAAATTGACCTGCTAGGAGTATACATGCAAAGGTCATGGGTTATTCTCAATACAACAGCAGTAATTCTAATGTTATTTTACATTTTCGCGGCGCCATTTCTGAGATTAATTGGACAAACAGAGGACATATCACGGGAAGCAGGGaaaatggcgttatatatgaTTCCTCAACTTTATGCATATGCCATGAATTTTCCAATCGCCAAGTTCTTGCAG TCACAAAGCAAAATTATGGTCATGGCATGGATTGCAGCAATAGCTTTGGTATTGCATAGTTTTTTCAGCTGGTTATTTATGCTAAAGCTCGGGTGGGGGCTCGTCGGCGCTGCGGTGGTGCTGAACTCATCGTGGTGGTTCATAGTGGTGGCGCAGCTGCTATATATATTTAATGGGACTTGTGGACAAGCTTGGTCAGGTTTCTCATGGAAGGCTTTCCATAATCTATGGGGCTTTGTTAGATTATCTCTTGCGTCAGCTGTCATGTTATG cCTGGAAGTTTGGTACTTTATGGCGTTGGTCCTCTTCGCTGGTTATTTAAAGAACGCAGAAGTCGCTGTTGATGCCTTGTCCATTTG TATGAACATATTGGGCTGGGCGGTGATGGCAGCTATTGGATGCAATGCAGCTATAAG CGTGAGAGTGTCAAATGAACTCGGGGCAGCTCATCCAAGAACGGCTAAATTTtcagtggtggtggtggtagtatCCTCATTCTTGATTGGCCTTCTTCTATCGGTCTTTTTACTTGTCTTTCGAAGGCAATATCCTACCTTATTCGCGGAGAGTGAATCAGTCAAGCGTCTTGTCTATGAGCTAACACCATTACTTGCATTCTGCATAGTGGTTAACAACATTCAGCCAGCTCTATCTGGTGTGGCAATTGGAGCAGGATGGCAAGCTTTGGTTGCTTATGTCAATATTGCTTGTTACTATTTGTTTGGTATTCCACTGGGTTTATTATTAGGGTATAAGCTCAATATGGGTGTCCAA GGTATTTGGTATGGAATGGTTAGCGGAACTGTGATTCAAACTTTCGCCTTGTTTTGGATAGTTTACAAAACCAACTGGAACAAAGAG aaaagacaccagaagttataa
- the LOC107817643 gene encoding protein DETOXIFICATION 29-like isoform X1: protein MEDSSKQPLLPPRHPQITDQASDNYLIRLSHTSFAPSFVADSDDIPPITGIQDFFREFSVESKKLWYLAGPAIFTSLCQYSLGAVTQTFAGHVGTLELAAVSVENSVIAGFSFGVMLGMGSALETLCGQAFGAGQIDLLGVYMQRSWVILNTTAVILMLFYIFAAPFLRLIGQTEDISREAGKMALYMIPQLYAYAMNFPIAKFLQSQSKIMVMAWIAAIALVLHSFFSWLFMLKLGWGLVGAAVVLNSSWWFIVVAQLLYIFNGTCGQAWSGFSWKAFHNLWGFVRLSLASAVMLCLEVWYFMALVLFAGYLKNAEVAVDALSICMNILGWAVMAAIGCNAAISVRVSNELGAAHPRTAKFSVVVVVVSSFLIGLLLSVFLLVFRRQYPTLFAESESVKRLVYELTPLLAFCIVVNNIQPALSGVAIGAGWQALVAYVNIACYYLFGIPLGLLLGYKLNMGVQGIWYGMVSGTVIQTFALFWIVYKTNWNKEASIAAKRIKMWGGESNGKADDAEK, encoded by the exons ATGGAGGACTCATCCAAGCAACCCCTTCTTCCGCCTAGACACCCTCAAATCACCGACCAAGCTAGTGACAATTATCTTATCAGATTATCACATACTTCTTTTGCTCCTTCCTTTGTTGCTGATTCCGATGATATTCCCCCTATTACTGGAATCCAAGATTTCTTCAGAGAGTTTTCTGTTGAATCTAAGAAATTATGGTACCTTGCGGGTCCAGCAATATTTACTTCCCTTTGTCAATACTCTCTTGGTGCTGTCACTCAAACTTTTGCTGGACATGTCGGGACTCTTGAGCTTGCTGCCGTTTCTGTTGAAAACTCGGTCATCGCCGGTTTCTCTTTTGGTGtcatg TTGGGAATGGGAAGTGCGTTAGAAACATTATGTGGACAAGCATTTGGAGCAGGACAAATTGACCTGCTAGGAGTATACATGCAAAGGTCATGGGTTATTCTCAATACAACAGCAGTAATTCTAATGTTATTTTACATTTTCGCGGCGCCATTTCTGAGATTAATTGGACAAACAGAGGACATATCACGGGAAGCAGGGaaaatggcgttatatatgaTTCCTCAACTTTATGCATATGCCATGAATTTTCCAATCGCCAAGTTCTTGCAG TCACAAAGCAAAATTATGGTCATGGCATGGATTGCAGCAATAGCTTTGGTATTGCATAGTTTTTTCAGCTGGTTATTTATGCTAAAGCTCGGGTGGGGGCTCGTCGGCGCTGCGGTGGTGCTGAACTCATCGTGGTGGTTCATAGTGGTGGCGCAGCTGCTATATATATTTAATGGGACTTGTGGACAAGCTTGGTCAGGTTTCTCATGGAAGGCTTTCCATAATCTATGGGGCTTTGTTAGATTATCTCTTGCGTCAGCTGTCATGTTATG cCTGGAAGTTTGGTACTTTATGGCGTTGGTCCTCTTCGCTGGTTATTTAAAGAACGCAGAAGTCGCTGTTGATGCCTTGTCCATTTG TATGAACATATTGGGCTGGGCGGTGATGGCAGCTATTGGATGCAATGCAGCTATAAG CGTGAGAGTGTCAAATGAACTCGGGGCAGCTCATCCAAGAACGGCTAAATTTtcagtggtggtggtggtagtatCCTCATTCTTGATTGGCCTTCTTCTATCGGTCTTTTTACTTGTCTTTCGAAGGCAATATCCTACCTTATTCGCGGAGAGTGAATCAGTCAAGCGTCTTGTCTATGAGCTAACACCATTACTTGCATTCTGCATAGTGGTTAACAACATTCAGCCAGCTCTATCTGGTGTGGCAATTGGAGCAGGATGGCAAGCTTTGGTTGCTTATGTCAATATTGCTTGTTACTATTTGTTTGGTATTCCACTGGGTTTATTATTAGGGTATAAGCTCAATATGGGTGTCCAA GGTATTTGGTATGGAATGGTTAGCGGAACTGTGATTCAAACTTTCGCCTTGTTTTGGATAGTTTACAAAACCAACTGGAACAAAGAG